Proteins from one Podarcis raffonei isolate rPodRaf1 chromosome 1, rPodRaf1.pri, whole genome shotgun sequence genomic window:
- the LOC128408061 gene encoding lysosomal enzyme trafficking factor-like, with amino-acid sequence MLRGTRSRARKGQAPGGRWKGWTQKAAQQERRQGDKGWATRAPSSWLFVPVFSSGGRFKAWRMMNFRQRMGWIGVGLYLIASAAAFYSVFEINETYNRLALEHIQQPPEKLREETTWMHSLKTRLLSVPFWLWTIIFLIPYLQMFLFLYSYTRADPQMVGYCIIPICLAVICKRHQTFAKASNQISRLQLTDT; translated from the coding sequence ATGTTGCGCGGCACCAGAAGCAGAGCTCGAAAAGGGCAGGCCCCAGGTGGGCGGTGGAAGGGATGGACTCAAAAAGCGGCTCAGCAGGAGAGGCGGCAGGGTGACAAGGGTTGGGCCACCCGCGCTCCCTCCTCTTGGCTGTTCGTTCCAGTGTTTTCCAGCGGAGGAAGGTTCAAAGCATGGAGAATGATGAACTTCCGTCAGAGGATGGGATGGATTGGTGTGGGATTATACTTAATAGCAAGTGCGGCAGCATTTTACTCTGtctttgaaatcaatgagacttacaACAGACTAGCACTGGAGCACATCCAGCAACCTcctgaaaaactgagagaagaaACCACCTGGATGCACTCCTTAAAAACACGGCTGCTGTCCGTACCCTTTTGGCTGTGGACTATTATCTtcttgatcccttatttgcaaatGTTCCTGTTCCTTTATTCCTATACAAGAGCTGATCCCCAAATGGTGGGCTACTGTATCATTCCTATTTGCCTGGCTGTCATTTGCAAACGTCACCAAACATTTGCGAAGGCCTCCAACCAAATTAGCAGACTGCAACTGACTGACACTTAA